A window from Anaerolineae bacterium encodes these proteins:
- a CDS encoding carbon-nitrogen hydrolase family protein: MAEAQRLWRIALAPLAQPDTIAHGVAKMASAVEECARRGVSIVCFPETYIPGLRGGRLEMPAPNQPQMQWALEQMQAVCRRGNVAAIVGMEWIGERGLENRAFVLDRSGAVLGYQTKNQITPGGEEENYVPDGKRSLFAVDGVTFGIVICHEGWRYPETVRWAAVRGAQVIFQPQQTVGDRNGQPLETWGQSFYEKAMVCRAQENSVYFASVNRATPDQNSATSLIDPKGNLVAYVPYGAEELLVADLDLSLATRFYATRYHPEWYPG, encoded by the coding sequence ATGGCAGAAGCCCAGCGACTGTGGCGCATCGCCCTCGCGCCTCTAGCCCAGCCGGACACCATCGCCCACGGTGTCGCCAAGATGGCATCTGCGGTGGAGGAGTGTGCCCGCCGGGGCGTGAGCATCGTCTGTTTCCCGGAGACCTACATTCCTGGGCTGCGTGGAGGGCGTCTGGAGATGCCGGCTCCGAACCAGCCACAGATGCAGTGGGCTCTGGAGCAGATGCAGGCTGTCTGCCGCCGCGGTAACGTGGCCGCCATAGTCGGCATGGAGTGGATAGGCGAGCGTGGGCTGGAGAACCGTGCCTTCGTGCTGGACCGCTCGGGCGCGGTTCTGGGCTACCAGACCAAGAACCAGATCACCCCTGGCGGAGAGGAGGAGAACTACGTCCCTGATGGCAAGCGCAGCCTCTTCGCCGTAGATGGAGTGACATTCGGCATCGTCATCTGCCACGAAGGCTGGCGCTACCCGGAGACCGTGCGCTGGGCCGCCGTCCGAGGGGCTCAGGTCATCTTCCAGCCGCAGCAGACTGTGGGCGATCGCAATGGCCAACCCCTGGAAACATGGGGCCAGTCCTTCTACGAGAAGGCCATGGTGTGCCGGGCGCAGGAGAACAGCGTCTATTTCGCCAGCGTCAACCGAGCTACGCCAGACCAGAACTCGGCCACCAGCCTCATAGACCCAAAGGGCAACCTGGTCGCCTACGTGCCCTACGGCGCCGAGGAGCTTCTCGTCGCCGACCTGGACCTCTCCCTGGCCACTCGCTTCTACGCCACCCGCTATCACCCCGAGTGGTACCCGGGGTGA
- a CDS encoding aspartate kinase, with the protein MIVMKFGGTSVGDATRIAHAARLACEAVPGSASDGSAAPVVVVVSAMAGVTNALRDVARLAAEGNVQGYRRAVEVLRASHRAVADALLEGQERQRALEFVDERLDEVLTLCHSLSVIGEVTLRALDRISGIGEKLSASLLAATLRARGREAAYVDATEVVVTDSSFGGASPLLEETRARAAQVVRPLVEAGTIPVITGYIGADRSGTPTTLGRGAGDYSAAIMGACLDADEVWIWTDVDGILTADPKIVPQACTLEELTYVEAAQLAYFGAEVLHPKTVKPLVERGIPLRIRNTFNPQHPGTLIVGQSSRVNSGPRAIITSKGLSAIAVVGNTDGWSAAVSARALVALSRAGSEVLMFGQSFVDKTIALLVRGQDTEHSVAALKREFQEELEGGVVREVTVQRPVASVSVVGAAADDSYSLASRTFAALGKQRTPVLSIAQAYSEYNVTFVVPQDVVDETVCFIHAELGLGG; encoded by the coding sequence GGGGAACCTCCGTGGGCGACGCCACCCGCATTGCCCACGCCGCCCGCTTGGCCTGCGAGGCCGTGCCGGGGTCGGCATCGGACGGGAGCGCCGCCCCGGTGGTCGTGGTAGTCTCGGCCATGGCCGGTGTCACTAACGCCCTCCGCGACGTGGCTCGGCTGGCGGCTGAGGGGAACGTGCAGGGCTACCGACGGGCGGTGGAGGTGCTGCGAGCAAGTCACCGCGCTGTGGCCGATGCTCTGCTCGAAGGGCAGGAGCGTCAGCGGGCCCTTGAGTTCGTTGACGAACGCTTGGACGAAGTGCTCACTCTCTGCCACAGCCTCTCCGTCATCGGGGAGGTCACCCTCCGCGCCCTGGACCGCATTTCGGGCATAGGGGAGAAGCTCTCCGCCTCCCTCCTGGCTGCCACCCTGAGGGCACGCGGGCGGGAGGCGGCGTACGTGGACGCCACCGAGGTGGTGGTGACCGATAGCAGCTTTGGCGGCGCCAGCCCTCTGTTGGAGGAGACGCGCGCCCGTGCCGCCCAGGTAGTGCGCCCCCTAGTGGAAGCCGGCACTATCCCCGTGATCACTGGCTACATCGGGGCGGACCGCAGCGGAACCCCGACCACCCTGGGTCGAGGCGCCGGCGACTACTCCGCTGCCATAATGGGCGCCTGTCTGGATGCGGACGAAGTCTGGATCTGGACGGACGTAGACGGCATCCTCACCGCCGACCCCAAGATCGTGCCTCAGGCGTGTACTCTGGAGGAGCTCACCTACGTGGAGGCGGCCCAACTGGCGTACTTCGGCGCCGAAGTGCTGCACCCGAAGACGGTCAAGCCTCTGGTGGAGCGGGGCATCCCCCTACGCATCCGCAACACCTTCAACCCGCAGCACCCCGGCACTCTCATCGTCGGGCAGTCCTCCCGCGTCAACAGCGGCCCCCGTGCTATTATCACCAGCAAGGGCCTGAGCGCTATCGCCGTGGTGGGAAACACCGACGGCTGGTCGGCGGCCGTATCAGCCCGCGCCCTGGTGGCCTTGTCTCGCGCCGGAAGCGAGGTGCTTATGTTCGGCCAGTCCTTCGTGGACAAGACCATCGCCTTGCTAGTGCGGGGGCAGGATACCGAGCATTCGGTGGCGGCGCTGAAGCGGGAGTTTCAGGAAGAGCTGGAAGGTGGCGTAGTGCGCGAGGTGACGGTCCAGCGACCGGTGGCCTCAGTATCGGTGGTGGGGGCGGCGGCCGATGACTCCTACTCCCTGGCCTCCCGCACCTTCGCCGCCCTGGGCAAACAGCGCACTCCCGTCCTCAGCATCGCTCAGGCCTACTCCGAGTACAACGTCACCTTCGTCGTCCCCCAGGACGTGGTGGACGAGACGGTCTGTTTCATCCACGCCGAGCTGGGCCTGGGCGGCTGA
- a CDS encoding aldose 1-epimerase family protein: MVQLFGHDYTRNDLMRRIGSFSQVGGVRQAELTEGRARGVRVIDFDLGDGFEFTVVPDRGMDIFAARYRGMSLAWHSGVGVTAPTYFEPEGLGWLRSFAGGLVTTCGLSYVGAPTVDFGGELGLHGRISNLPASGVQAAGCWDGDNYVVSASGEMRESVVFGENLSLFRRIWGRVGERRFFIEDVVRNESYHRVPHQILYHINLGFPLVDAGSRLLTPSTRVTPRDAEARRDGHEWYLVINPTPEFAEKVYFHEMQPDDEGNVWVGLINFTLWEGEPFGLYVKYRKEQLPRFVQWKMMGEGDYVMGIEPSNCGVLGRDVDRAEGTLVFLEPGEERNYQLELGLIRGEDEYQEFRKRIP; this comes from the coding sequence ATGGTCCAACTCTTCGGTCACGACTACACCCGCAACGACCTGATGCGCCGCATCGGATCCTTCAGTCAGGTCGGGGGCGTGCGTCAGGCGGAGCTCACCGAGGGCCGCGCCAGAGGCGTGCGCGTGATCGACTTCGACTTGGGGGATGGGTTCGAGTTCACGGTGGTGCCCGACCGGGGCATGGACATCTTCGCCGCCCGGTACCGGGGGATGTCGCTGGCCTGGCACTCTGGCGTCGGAGTGACGGCGCCGACGTACTTCGAGCCCGAAGGGCTAGGTTGGCTCCGATCCTTCGCTGGAGGGCTCGTCACTACCTGCGGGCTCAGCTACGTGGGGGCGCCCACAGTAGACTTCGGCGGTGAGCTGGGGTTGCACGGTCGTATCAGCAACCTTCCCGCTAGCGGCGTGCAGGCAGCTGGCTGCTGGGACGGCGATAACTATGTCGTGTCGGCCAGCGGTGAGATGCGAGAGAGCGTGGTATTCGGAGAGAACCTCAGCCTGTTCCGCAGGATTTGGGGTCGGGTGGGCGAGCGCCGGTTCTTCATCGAGGACGTGGTGCGCAATGAGAGCTATCACCGGGTGCCCCACCAGATCCTCTATCACATCAACCTGGGCTTCCCGCTGGTGGATGCTGGCTCGCGTCTGCTCACTCCCTCCACCAGGGTGACCCCTCGGGACGCCGAAGCGCGGCGGGACGGCCACGAGTGGTACCTGGTCATCAACCCCACCCCCGAGTTCGCCGAGAAGGTATACTTCCATGAGATGCAGCCCGACGACGAGGGGAACGTGTGGGTCGGGCTGATCAACTTCACCTTGTGGGAAGGTGAGCCCTTCGGGCTCTACGTCAAGTACCGGAAGGAACAACTGCCCCGCTTCGTCCAGTGGAAGATGATGGGCGAGGGCGATTACGTCATGGGCATCGAGCCCTCTAACTGCGGCGTCCTCGGCCGGGACGTGGATCGGGCCGAAGGCACCTTGGTGTTCCTCGAGCCCGGGGAGGAAAGGAACTACCAGCTCGAGCTGGGCCTGATCCGGGGCGAGGACGAGTATCAGGAGTTCCGCAAGCGCATCCCCTGA
- a CDS encoding methionyl-tRNA formyltransferase, which produces MVVPPSSDRGRTQYPSGARIVFLGSPQFGVPSLRELAQHFHVVEVITQPDRPAGRGRRFQEPPVKRAARELGLPVWQPEHLRGRKALEHLRSLQPDCGVVAAYGEILPREVLDVPARGFLNVHASLLPRYRGASPVSAAILNGDGETGVSIMLLDEGMDTGPVLARDSTPIQPDDTRGSLEERLAELGADLLRDVLPGWLAGSLHPEPQDERQATITRPLTREDGEMQWTRPADYLERLCRAMDPWPGAYTHWEGTLLKVWRAEVPKTDALAEPGTVVRVNGAVAVGTGRGLLRLLTVQPEGRPRMPAEEFVRGRPQFIGARLGTRDT; this is translated from the coding sequence ATGGTTGTTCCTCCGTCGTCAGACAGGGGCCGGACACAGTATCCATCGGGGGCCCGCATCGTCTTCCTCGGGTCACCCCAGTTCGGCGTGCCCTCATTGCGGGAGCTGGCGCAGCACTTCCACGTGGTGGAGGTCATCACCCAGCCCGACCGCCCAGCCGGCAGGGGCCGAAGATTCCAGGAGCCGCCAGTGAAGCGGGCGGCGCGGGAGCTGGGCCTGCCGGTGTGGCAGCCCGAGCATCTGCGGGGAAGAAAGGCGCTGGAACACCTGCGCTCCCTGCAGCCCGACTGTGGTGTGGTGGCGGCCTACGGGGAGATCCTCCCCAGGGAGGTGCTGGACGTGCCGGCCAGGGGCTTCCTGAACGTGCACGCTTCCCTCCTGCCCCGATACCGGGGTGCCTCCCCCGTCTCGGCGGCCATACTGAACGGAGATGGCGAGACCGGGGTCAGCATCATGCTCCTGGACGAAGGCATGGACACGGGGCCGGTCCTCGCCCGCGACAGCACCCCCATTCAGCCTGACGACACCCGCGGCTCTCTGGAGGAGAGGCTGGCGGAGCTGGGAGCGGACCTCCTGCGGGACGTCCTGCCCGGCTGGCTGGCGGGCAGCCTTCACCCAGAGCCCCAGGACGAACGCCAGGCCACCATCACCCGGCCCTTGACCCGTGAGGATGGCGAGATGCAGTGGACCCGCCCGGCAGACTACCTGGAGCGGCTGTGCCGGGCCATGGACCCCTGGCCGGGAGCCTACACTCACTGGGAGGGCACGCTGCTCAAGGTCTGGCGGGCCGAGGTGCCAAAGACCGACGCTCTGGCCGAGCCCGGCACCGTGGTTCGGGTGAACGGGGCGGTGGCTGTGGGTACCGGACGGGGCCTGCTGCGGCTGCTGACCGTGCAGCCAGAGGGTCGGCCGCGAATGCCGGCGGAGGAGTTCGTTCGGGGCCGACCGCAGTTCATCGGAGCAAGACTGGGGACACGTGATACGTGA
- a CDS encoding Gfo/Idh/MocA family oxidoreductase, protein MNTRIGVIGLGIGERHLQEYSRLEGVRLSAVAEPRPERAERARSLYGVRTYSDGLEMIEQEPLDAVSICTPPASHRILAQAAAAKGLHVLLEKPMAPSVADCDAISEACRRAGVVLLLGFKKRSSPPFRFLKQQERRWGRPRVLHVRYQLGPVDKDWFWDEKDGGGPFIENTAHAFDMLRFLLGDAERVYAEGGRFFAAGRDLTSEAVATIRFRNGSIVSLAAGSGGIWGYDQSERWVLNYDLLNAELSGPFDSPRLLRMMRRDAATTEERWWAETSGWPEQMQHFLACVRGQEEPRATAEDGRAALELGLALKQSIREGRPVDLQTR, encoded by the coding sequence ATGAACACACGCATTGGAGTGATCGGGCTGGGAATCGGCGAGCGGCACCTTCAGGAGTACAGCCGCCTCGAAGGGGTGCGGCTGAGCGCGGTGGCGGAGCCGCGGCCTGAACGGGCGGAGAGGGCCCGTTCCCTGTACGGTGTCCGCACCTACAGCGATGGGCTGGAGATGATCGAGCAGGAACCGCTGGACGCCGTCAGCATTTGCACCCCGCCTGCCTCTCACCGCATTCTGGCCCAGGCAGCCGCTGCCAAGGGCCTCCATGTACTGCTGGAGAAGCCCATGGCTCCCTCGGTGGCCGACTGCGACGCCATCAGCGAAGCCTGCCGGAGAGCCGGCGTGGTGTTGCTGCTCGGCTTCAAGAAGCGCTCCTCTCCTCCGTTCCGCTTCCTCAAGCAGCAGGAGCGGCGGTGGGGGCGGCCCCGCGTGCTGCACGTCCGCTACCAGTTAGGCCCGGTGGACAAGGACTGGTTCTGGGACGAGAAAGACGGCGGGGGACCGTTCATCGAGAACACCGCCCATGCCTTCGACATGCTTCGGTTCCTGCTGGGCGACGCCGAGAGAGTCTACGCCGAGGGTGGCCGGTTCTTCGCCGCCGGGCGGGACCTCACTTCGGAGGCCGTAGCCACCATCCGCTTCCGCAACGGCAGCATCGTCTCTCTGGCTGCGGGGTCAGGCGGAATCTGGGGTTACGATCAGAGCGAGCGTTGGGTCCTCAACTACGACCTGCTCAATGCCGAGTTGAGCGGTCCCTTCGACTCGCCGCGCCTTCTGCGGATGATGCGACGGGACGCCGCGACGACCGAAGAGCGCTGGTGGGCGGAGACGAGCGGCTGGCCGGAGCAGATGCAGCACTTCCTGGCCTGTGTGCGCGGACAGGAGGAGCCCCGAGCGACGGCTGAGGATGGCAGGGCAGCGCTCGAACTGGGGCTGGCGCTCAAGCAGTCCATTCGGGAGGGTCGGCCAGTGGACCTCCAGACGCGTTAG